The Mauremys reevesii isolate NIE-2019 linkage group 1, ASM1616193v1, whole genome shotgun sequence genome segment GTATTCATAAAATCCGTAGCACCGGGAATGGCACTGGGACAGACATGGAGCTGAGCTGCCATAGTGAATGTGTGTTAAGCCCAATTCTTGGGATGTTTCCTGTATAGCTCTATTGGGTTCACTTCTCGAATGTTTATGTTATGGCTGTATTGGGTGAAACCAGTGTGGCTCTTCTTCGTTTAATAGCAGGCGGctggaaaacaagcaggaagggaagcaacagCGCAACGAAAGCCTTCACTCAGTAGCCACCCCAGGAAGGACGAGAGACAACACCGGAGCTACAAGCTGGGAAGAGCCTATTCCCGGGCTTCCACGTTACACAGCTTGTTTTGCCAGTTCTGTGAGTCtgtccagagctggggcagctgtTGCTGAGAAGCTCTTCAAACTGACAGGCACAGAGAGTGCTTGGGACATCAGAAGGGCCTGGGCCTGCCTGTGTCCCTATCAGAGTGGGAGGGCTTGGGGTCAGAGACAGATTGTTGTTTGAAAACCCTTCAATTCTCCCATGttacactttattcctcctgttCATATTAAAGGGTATTTTGGGTCAAGAAGACTGGCATGTCACTCATCTCACCACTACTCACAGAATCCCAGAGGGAATAACCACATGTGCCGAATGCAATCGGACCTGCTGGGCAATCAAGCAGTGTGCAGTAGCCCAGGGCCCCATCTGAGGGTTGAAGAATGGAGGGATTCAGCCCCATCACAGGGACGGCTAGAAGGCCTGACATCTGGCACTCAGAGACCAGAGGGGGAGCAGAGATGCTGGTAGCTCTGTAACTCTGAGGGGTATCTAACTGGAAAAAGGCTGGAGCCCTCAGACAATCAGGAAATAGACATATGCCTCACCAGATCTGTTGCCACAGATCAatcagctctgaattcctgcctTCATGATTAAGTTAGAgaataaaatcttttaaaatgcatctgCTGATTAAATTTCCAGGACCATATAAACCTGTGACAATTTGGGAACAAGTCACTGATATTCTATGGCTTTTTCTCTCGCTCAGCcactggcaggattgggcccagagcaCACGGCACCCCTAGAAATGGGAGCCCTTGAGAAATCCTGACTCCGGGCATCGGGGTTTTAACACTCCAAGCTCGCTTTGCATGTCAGATTTGTGTGTAGCTTGAATAGCACCCCATGGAGCATGGGCAGATGTAGTGGACGGGTCCCCAAGCTACCTAGCActgcctgccctccagccccatcacTGAGTCACCCCAACAGCCCAGCTGAGTCCTCTACTGCACAGAACAGCTGCAAATGGaaaaagcctgcagcttttaCCCTTCACTTCATATCTCAACatacccaattcctgctagaGGGGAGCCGCTGACAGCAGAGGTCTTCACCCTAAAGGACAAGGAACTGTCGGAGAGGTTGCAGGGCAGCAGGCAGTGTCTGTTCAGACAGGGAGGCAACTGTCTTTATGAAtcatgtctgcacattcccttgggggccacttggccatcagggaatgTCTGCTGCTTGGTTAAGTGTGCACCAGCTTTAAACCCGTCACGgccaatggcaaactgcaggaggGCAAATCACAGGGGATGCCTGGTGATCCTACCCAACTGGACTGCTACAGAATCTATTCCTGGAATCCAGGCTTGTCATCAGTGTTCATATCGTTCTGATTAATCTCATGGCTACCACGAGGGCAGCCGAGTGGTAATGATGACGCTGTCACAGCTGTGATTTTTCTGAAGTAAtataaaatagaataataataataataataatataggacCAGATTTCTCCCCGGCAGCCCCCTTTCCTGCATTACAAACCCCGGatggagggcagggaagggagattcCACAAGATCCCTACATGGAAATTTCCCTCTGATCATTCCGGGGAGGAAGGTCCCTTCCCTTCTTCCTAAGGAATGAAAAGGGAGTCAGGATCTGCTCTACAACCCTCTCCAGTTCCCTGCTAGCACAGGCTCATCAGAGATGGGCTACCAGGGCCTGTCACAATAGCCACTGCCCGCAGGATCTGCTGAAGTGACGTTGTACAAGGTGCAGGGGACTGCACAGAAATGGGAGGGCTGGTTACAGTAGCTGATGGGCACAATACTACAGCCATAGACTGGTCGGGAGGTTTTGACCTTTCCATACCCATAGACTCCATCAGTAAAACTTTCATTTACATTACAAGGGAAATGCAGATGAAAAGCCTCCAATTTCCCTTGGAGATCCAGGGAGCTGCAGCTGGACAGCATCATATCAACTGAAGTTTCAGAGAATGATCTGTTTTCTATGAAAACTCACCTCAAAAAGTGAatgaaaaaggaaacatttcagtttgggtCAAAATAttttggagtgtgggtggggggaaactgcattttccagccCAGCTCTAGATCAAACCATGAGCCTCTGTCCTTCGTGCTCAGGACCTCACCCCTAGGTGGCAGCACTagccctgcctcagcctcccacactGACCAGCTCCTGAACGTCTGCTAGGCTGGGGCTACACCAGCTCGTCTGCAGCAGCCCAACCCTCAGTGGTGCTAtttaagaccataagaacggccatattgggtcagaccaatggtccatctagcccagtgtcctgtcttctgatggTGACCCAtacagatacttcagagggaacgaacaaaacagggcaattatcaagtgatccatcccccattgtctgctctcagcttctggcagttggaggtttagggacacccagagcatggggttgtgtctctgaccatcttggctaatagctattgatggatctATACTCCACGAACttaatttagttcttttttggaccagttatgcttttggccttcacaacatcccctggtaatgagttcctcaggctgactgtgcattgtgtggaaaagtactttcttttgtttgttttaaaccggctgcctattaacttcactggcacttgtgaaggggtaaataacacttccttatacaCTTCGTCCAGCACTAGAGTATATCTCATTGTTCAtggagtgggagggggtcaggatcAGACCGAGGGGACCCCCCAGCAAGGCTACGTTCAGCCAGGAAACGCTCTCCAGATCCTTTGCTCTTTGAAAGCGAGTCCTGATTCCCCCTCTTACTGCTGAGCTGCGGGAGGGGCCCAGAACTCCCTCGTCAAAGGGGGCTGTGCTGATGACAGGCCTCATCACCGAGGGGTGTTGGGATCTCCACCCAGTGCTCCAGACTGTCCTTATGGGGCACACAGAGCTGAAATCTCTGTAAGGCACTTAGCTCTGGCCCCAATTACTGTAGCGTCTGAGCACATCAAGTGAAGGGTCAGTTCAATCTGTAACATATTTAACAGTACAACACCCCGTGCGGCAGGTCCATACCACTAACTCCACTGGGCAGATCCCAAGACCAGAAGGCaccactgtgatcacctagtccgaccccctgcacagcacaggccagagacctacCCCACGATAACTCCTAAAGCAGAGCTGTTAGAacaacctcctgccctgatttAACAATTGTCAGTGCACCGGTGACATGGGAGATGAAAAACATGGGCCACGGCCCACTATTCCATCCTGAATCCTCTTCCCCAGAGGCCCCTCGCTCTGTCCTATCTCTTCCCCCAAGTTTCCACTCCCTGCTTCTCCTTTTTACCTGAGGCTCTGTCCTCTCTCCatgctggaagccagagccagaccttggtaagagctgcccaagcAACCAGTGCCACTGTGAGGAGTCCCAGGCCCTCCATCTGCCTTGGACAGGGCACTTGGAGGCCCGAGAGAAACCACTAGGCTATGTTCCTGCACCCAGGATATACAATCCAAGTAAGGGCAAGAGTCAGGGGCTCCCCATAGACGCCTGGGTTCCCTGGGTAGCTCTTACCGCAGCCTagctctggcctggcctggggcagagccttggggaaatggaggagcagggagcagggcttAGCGGGAAGTGATGGGTCAAGCAGGGGCTTCCCAAAAGAATGTAAATTGGGGCAGTCTGTCTCTATATATCGAGAGCAAAGCCTGTCTAACTTTGCTTGTTGTGAAATGTGAGATAGATAAGTATAGACATATGACAGCTGCCTTTTATTTTAAAGCCATTTTCTCACGGATTTGTTTTCTATGGCGTGTTGGGCACATTTCATTGTAAGCAGAGACCACAAtcacagttttgcttttgctcttattcCAATGGATTACAGGCTCAttcacaaaccaaaaaaaccctcaaatgaaaaacaaagaaacTGAAATGGATTCAGTTGAAGCCCTGCCCCTGCATatatctgtatatatatatacttatGTGGTGAGAGGAGCATCAGCTatgacagacacaaagaagggggtaTGATCAAATAAGTTAGATAACAACTGACATAGTTTGACATCCTGTATAGCACAAGATGCTGAATTTAACCCAGTTACCCCCATATTCATCTCAGTGACTTGTGCTTGACTACCGCATAATTTGTGCTCATCTAAAATGTACCTtccaggaaggcatccagtcttggttTGGAGATAtcaggagaatccaccaccttcCTTGGCtgtttgttccactggttaagcaccctcactgttaaaaatgtgtgcctcatttccaaatttaatttgtctggtttcagttTCCAGCTATTagttcttgttatacctttccctgCTAAATTAAGGAGCCTGTATGTAGCTATTTCATCCCTGTGAAAGGGCTTGTCCACTGTCATCAAGTCAGCTCTCGATCTTCCGTATGTCTGCTCACTGCACCCCTGTTTATTCAGCCAGCAGTAAGTTGGAAACGACAGAGGAGGAAGACACACTTGGAGCTCATGTGGATTTGCTTGTCTGCTATGACTCTCTTCTTGGCCCTGGCCAATGGATTTGTCCCTTAGTAGATTCAGGAGAAAGCATAACTCAGTGTAATTATCTGGAAAAGGCATTGATCTTATGTTCCTGTGTAGTGATGTCATGGGACTTGATTTCTCTGAGTTTCTGGTCATCTCAGTATGCTTAACTGCTAGCTTTACCCTGCTCAGCCATTAGCCCCAGAGTTAAAGGATAGTTCAGGGGTTAAAGTGTGAGCCAGGGACTCAGAACAACTGGCTTCAGTTTCAGGCTCTTCCACAAATACTTTCTGCGACCTTGGGTAACTCACTTAGTCCTTCTATGCCTTagaaatgtgtgttttaatacagcttaGTGTAAAGGTGTACATCTTGGAAGAAGGGATGCCGGCCCTCCTTACCAGGTGGGGGACCCAATGCTGGAAAACAGTGAcactgaaaaagacttgggggtcaTAATGGATAATCAGCGGGACATGAGCTCCGAGTGCAACACTATGGCTGAAAAAGCTAGTGCAATCCGGGATGTACAACCAGGGGAATGTCAAGTAGAAGtgaagaggttattttacctctgtatttggcactggtgcaaccccTGTTGGAATATTGCTTCCAGTTCTGGTATCTAcagttgcctctatataaatacatggtacacCAACACCTTGAATActcgtgcagttctggttgccccatctcaaaaatatttcaattggaaacagtacagagaaaggcaacaaaaatgtttaggggtacCGAGAATCTTCCATAtgaaaagagattaaaaagactggaattCTTCAAgttggaaaagagacgaccaaGGGAgtgtatgatagaggtctataaagttaTGGGTAGTGTGGAGAAAATAGAACTCCCTGCCAATAAATCTGTAAGACCAAGAGTTTGAGATATGCCTAATCCTTTCTTGCATTTTGCTAATCTGCAGCTGGCCTCACTGCTAAAGTTGGTTGTTGCTTAGAAGGGTTATAAACCTGGGTCTCAAGATACAAGCCAGCTGCTCGCTGGTGAGGGCAAACAAGATGCTTCCTTGTGGGAAAAGCCTTGTATAATTGTTCGTTGCAGGGTTTCTTTCACTTTCCTCGAAGCAACTTCTACTGGCTGCTGTTGGACACTAACACCTTGTAGATTGGACAGCCCCATGGTCTGATCCAGTTTGGCACTTCCTGTGTCATGAAACGCATTTCTGCAGCTTCAAGCTCTATTCTGTGACTTGGTTTGAATCCTTCCGCTGGAGAAAGAAAAGGCCCTAAAATAGTATTCTTGTGCTAGTCTCCCACCTCTTTAGGGCGAAGAGATGCTGTCCAATCAGACACAGCTAAAGTGATGAACGAAGTGTGGTCTTGGTTAAAAGGCAGTGTGCTGGTTCAGGCTTTTTCCTGCCATAATGCAGCTCAGGCTGTAATTTCATCAGCTAAATAGGAGCAGGCCTGATTAATATTTGGAAGGGAGACTCCCTGGGCAGTCAGCCACTCAAATGCTACATTGATTGACCTGATATCAACACCTAGCTACATGTAACCCTTATGGCAGTTGGagtcagcagcaaccagggctgggttcaatatccacggggttccttttcaataatACAACAAGGAACTGGATCGCACCCTGactcagtaacctgggaaaattacatacCACACTGGGAGCCTCTAAGAGGCAATTATTTCCCTCTCGCAAACACAGAGTCGGAGtgaagaaaagaaacttttaatgagaCGTAACCCAgcattaacttgggaaaatgccacaagcaggattcataaacataaagctgtgagcaggacacccaccccagagtgggAGGGGCAGcgtcttctgcctcatgttcttgagttcttcaaccaaaagttccttttctgtgccccactctgctccctcacctcaccccaccacagtcactgtggttgtccttggtcagtgaggatcCAGGGTGCATCTGTGCaagttcacctcccacccgggGAAGAACACACCTTGCTTGCTCcaccatctgagcacttgctctggctggctgccccaccAGCCACACTTCCATGCCCCTGAGCCGTTGTTCCTCTCTGCTGGCTTCTGCACCATCCGCTTGCTCTGCTCCCGCAGCCACCAGGGACTGTCAGTTCCCTTCTGCTGCCACTTACCTCtatgctgtgacctctgcaggtcAGTTTCTTAGTGATTGGTGGCTCATAGATATTTTCAGCTTGTAGGAGGCTGGGCAGAAATGCTGTCCCACCACAAGCTATTTCAGCTCTCATTTCagcacttaaaataacaaaaggctcctaatggaacctatttagctctatctttgaacagtggggagaaaGAGGTTAAGTAAGACTGGGGACACTTAGGTTAaacctgtccccaccccttttACCATCACAGAGTTCTGGCATTCGAGCCCCTGGCTTAGTGGGGCCCTTTCAGATGAGTGTGACGAtgtcatttgggacaggttaagcacagttctgcaaCAACAACACTAATAACATTTCACTATCCCCTGAATTCAATACTACAGTGATTTGGAACTGAACACCAGCCAGAGTTGATCACTTTGAGGAACACcgctctatctgctggatattTAGGCAGAGTATGTGTGCTCATAGAAATACAGTTTACTCCCGAAGTCTCGCCCGCTCCCAGTCTGCTGTCAGGGGAGAACTCATTCATACCCTGCTGACATAGGCTTATGCACCAGACGTCACCTGCAgtagcaggggctgggctcaCTGACTGAGGAGGTCCCTCCAGGCCTATGTCCTTGTGGGTCACATTAGCCCATTTTGTGTCACACCGACAGCTCATGTGGAGTTTCTTGTACACTATGACCCTGCGTCATGCCCTGTCCAATGGATTTGTCTCTCAATAGAATCAGAAGAAAGCACGGCTCAGCGTTATTGTCTGGAAATAAGAATTATTCTTGGGTTCTTGTTTAGTGATGTCAAAGGAGTATAATTCCCTGAGTTTCTGGTAATCACAGTATGCTGAATTTCCAGCTGCCCCCTTGCCTGCCACTAgccccagagaggaaggatgggacAATGGTTAAAGTGCTAACCTGGGACTCAGAAGAACTGGCTTCAGTTCCAGGCTCTTCCACAGACTTATTCTATGACCTTGAGCAACTCACTTGATGCCTTAgtaatgtgttttaatacagctcaATGCAGAGGTTTCCATGTAGGAACAAGGGACACAGGCCATCCTTACTGGATGGGGGACCCACCcctgggaagtagtgactctgaaaaagacttgggggtcatagtcagctgaacatgagctcccagtgcaacactaCTGATGAAAAAGCTAGAGCAATACGGGATGTACAACCAGGCGAATCTCgagcaggagcagagaggttattttacctctgtgtttggcccTACTGTGACCattgctgggatcctgtgtccagttctggtggctacagttcaagaaggatgttgacaaattgtggaggggtcagagaagagcccagagaatgattaaatgattagaaaacctgccttagagtgatagattcaaagagctcaatctatttagcttaacgaaGAGAAGgtaaaggggtgacttgatcacagtctgtaagtacctgaaTGGGGAACAAAAGTTTAACAATGGGcccttcagtctagcagaaaaagttataacaggatccaatggctggaagctgcacctagacacattcagactggaactaaggtgtaatttttttaacaatgagggtaattaaccactggaacaatttaccaagggccatAGTAGATTTTCCATCGCTGACAATTGTTaaatcagggcaggaggttgttctaacagctctgctctaggagttatcgtggggcaggtctctggcctgtgctgtgcagggggtcggactaggtgatcacagtggtGCCTTCTGGTCTTGGGATCTGCCCAGTGGAGTTAGTGGCATGGACCTGCCGCACGGGGTGTTGTACTGTTAAATATGTTACAGATTGAACTGACCCTTCACTTGATGAACACTCTGATTATCCTCgcacgaaggtgtttgcttttcacgctgTACACGATTGGATGTATCAGGGGAGGAACCAGCCGGTAGACGTAGCCCAGGATAATCTGAAGCAAGTGAGAAGAGTTATTCCCGAATCTATGTATCAGAGCCAGCCCAATCTCTGGTATATAGAAGAGCAGGacggcacagaggtgggagacacAGGTGTTCAGGGCCCTGAGGCACTCTGCATGGGATGCgatgctcagcactgttttgaggatcatcacataagagaggaaAATGAGCAGCGAGTCCAAACCCATCGTTGAAATTGCAACAGACAAGCCATAGATGTTGTTCACTGTGATGTCCGAACAAGCCATTTTCATGACTtcctggtgcaggcagtaggaatgAGAGAGGATATTGGCTCGACAGTATTGGTACCGTttaaggagaaaggggagtgggaaTATTAGGGCCACGGATCTTAGCACAAACACCAGTCCCATCTTGACTATTCTCTGTAGGGTTAAGATGGCAGCATATCTCAGCGGGTTACAGATCGCAACGAAGCGGTCAAATgccatcaacaagagcacagaggATTCAATGCACTGAAGGGAGTGGATGAAGAAGAGCTGGGCAAAACACGCATCAACGCTGATCTCCTTAGAGTTAAACAAGAATATGCCCAGTATCGTCGGTATGGTGGCTATcaataagccaaggtctgtgacagccaacatggaaaggaaaatgtacatgggctcatggaggtttggatctgtttttataatgaacagaatgactgaatttcctactattgaAATAACATACACTAAGCAAAAGGGGATAGAGATCCAGAGATAGAcgtcttcctgcccaggtatcccagtgagaaggaacactgcagagttgaagtttgtgtcattgacagctgacataatgtacTGGGCAGGTCAGAGGAGttttgaactttccttcctgaaaggaaaaagacaAGGATGATATTTAATTATATATAATAAGACATCTTTCTGCTATCAGTGCAAGTCTAGAGACTCCCGGGAGCTCAAGGAAGATCAGCAAAAACATAGTCCTGGATTTGCAGCACCAATAAAAACACAggcattgccagactggatcagacctgcagtCATTCTAAACCAGTATCCAGTGGACAGTTCCATATGAATCAGAGAA includes the following:
- the LOC120371475 gene encoding olfactory receptor 51G2-like, with amino-acid sequence MSAVNDTNFNSAVFLLTGIPGQEDVYLWISIPFCLVYVISIVGNSVILFIIKTDPNLHEPMYIFLSMLAVTDLGLLIATIPTILGIFLFNSKEISVDACFAQLFFIHSLQCIESSVLLLMAFDRFVAICNPLRYAAILTLQRIVKMGLVFVLRSVALIFPLPFLLKRYQYCRANILSHSYCLHQEVMKMACSDITVNNIYGLSVAISTMGLDSLLIFLSYVMILKTVLSIASHAECLRALNTCVSHLCAVLLFYIPEIGLALIHRFGNNSSHLLQIILGYVYRLVPPLIHPIVYSVKSKHLRARIIRVFIK